The following are encoded in a window of Plectropomus leopardus isolate mb chromosome 23, YSFRI_Pleo_2.0, whole genome shotgun sequence genomic DNA:
- the rell1 gene encoding RELT-like protein 1 isoform X2: MADSTVNTRQPTGTGGGDGGKLTNNPDYTAFILVPVFFILGLLGVVICHVLKRKGYRCTTEAHSGEEEECVEEDKDPELGGEINDTLSENNDTVGQIVRYIMKNEANSDALKAMVHENSINSDGPPLTPTSPDTPTPPMTPVSPGAPAGAAKHTCNHLHTIGGPGGNKNICTRCSQKKWPLIRRPSGRKAEQRRSHHGEVTVLAVGRFRVTKIEKPARERRSLLITDSNGSVPTSPTEVEPKSRTTSESQQEETNSLDKEKR; the protein is encoded by the exons GTCAGCCTACAGGTACTGGAGGAGGTGACGGTGGGAAGTTGACAAACAACCCTGACTACACTGCTTTCATCCTGGTGCCTGTCTTCTTCATCCTGGGCCTGCTGGGGGTGGTGATCTGTCACGTGCTGAAGAGGAAGGGCTACCGGTGCACCACTGAGGCCCAcagtggggaggaggaggagtgtgtggAGGAGGACAAGGATCCCGAGCTGGGTGGAG AGATAAATGACACCCTCAGTGAGAACAACGACACCGTCGGGCAGATCGTCCGCTACATCATGAAGAATGAAG caaACTCCGACGCCCTGAAAGCCATGGTTCATGAAAACAGCATCAACTCTGATGG CCCGCCGCTCACCCCCACCTCTCCCGACACTCCAACACCTCCGATGACTCCCGTATCACCGGGTGCACCTGCAGGCGCCGCCAAGCACACCTGCAACCACCTGCACACCATCGGCGGCCCGGGAGGCAACAAGAACATCTGTACGCGCTGCAGCCAGAAGAAGTGGCCGCTGATAAGGAGGCCGTCGGGCCGTAAGGCGGAGCAGCGCCGCAGCCACCATGGAGAAGTCACGGTCCTGGCTGTGGGCAG GTTCCGGGTGACAAAGATCGAAAAACCAGCGAGAGAGAGGCGGAGCCTGCTAATAACAGACTCCAACGGGAGCGTCCCCACGTCGCCGACAGAGGTGGAGCCCAAGAGCCGGACGACGTCTGAGTCCCAGCAG GAGGAGACAAACAGCTTGGACAAAGAGAAACGATAG
- the rell1 gene encoding RELT-like protein 1 isoform X1, with product MADSTVNTPGQPTGTGGGDGGKLTNNPDYTAFILVPVFFILGLLGVVICHVLKRKGYRCTTEAHSGEEEECVEEDKDPELGGEINDTLSENNDTVGQIVRYIMKNEANSDALKAMVHENSINSDGPPLTPTSPDTPTPPMTPVSPGAPAGAAKHTCNHLHTIGGPGGNKNICTRCSQKKWPLIRRPSGRKAEQRRSHHGEVTVLAVGRFRVTKIEKPARERRSLLITDSNGSVPTSPTEVEPKSRTTSESQQEETNSLDKEKR from the exons CAGGTCAGCCTACAGGTACTGGAGGAGGTGACGGTGGGAAGTTGACAAACAACCCTGACTACACTGCTTTCATCCTGGTGCCTGTCTTCTTCATCCTGGGCCTGCTGGGGGTGGTGATCTGTCACGTGCTGAAGAGGAAGGGCTACCGGTGCACCACTGAGGCCCAcagtggggaggaggaggagtgtgtggAGGAGGACAAGGATCCCGAGCTGGGTGGAG AGATAAATGACACCCTCAGTGAGAACAACGACACCGTCGGGCAGATCGTCCGCTACATCATGAAGAATGAAG caaACTCCGACGCCCTGAAAGCCATGGTTCATGAAAACAGCATCAACTCTGATGG CCCGCCGCTCACCCCCACCTCTCCCGACACTCCAACACCTCCGATGACTCCCGTATCACCGGGTGCACCTGCAGGCGCCGCCAAGCACACCTGCAACCACCTGCACACCATCGGCGGCCCGGGAGGCAACAAGAACATCTGTACGCGCTGCAGCCAGAAGAAGTGGCCGCTGATAAGGAGGCCGTCGGGCCGTAAGGCGGAGCAGCGCCGCAGCCACCATGGAGAAGTCACGGTCCTGGCTGTGGGCAG GTTCCGGGTGACAAAGATCGAAAAACCAGCGAGAGAGAGGCGGAGCCTGCTAATAACAGACTCCAACGGGAGCGTCCCCACGTCGCCGACAGAGGTGGAGCCCAAGAGCCGGACGACGTCTGAGTCCCAGCAG GAGGAGACAAACAGCTTGGACAAAGAGAAACGATAG
- the rell1 gene encoding RELT-like protein 1 isoform X3 translates to MADSTVNTPGQPTGTGGGDGGKLTNNPDYTAFILVPVFFILGLLGVVICHVLKRKGYRCTTEAHSGEEEECVEEDKDPELGGEINDTLSENNDTVGQIVRYIMKNEANSDALKAMVHENSINSDGPPLTPTSPDTPTPPMTPVSPGAPAGAAKHTCNHLHTIGGPGGNKNICTRCSQKKWPLIRRPSGRKAEQRRSHHGEVTVLAVGRWAGSG, encoded by the exons CAGGTCAGCCTACAGGTACTGGAGGAGGTGACGGTGGGAAGTTGACAAACAACCCTGACTACACTGCTTTCATCCTGGTGCCTGTCTTCTTCATCCTGGGCCTGCTGGGGGTGGTGATCTGTCACGTGCTGAAGAGGAAGGGCTACCGGTGCACCACTGAGGCCCAcagtggggaggaggaggagtgtgtggAGGAGGACAAGGATCCCGAGCTGGGTGGAG AGATAAATGACACCCTCAGTGAGAACAACGACACCGTCGGGCAGATCGTCCGCTACATCATGAAGAATGAAG caaACTCCGACGCCCTGAAAGCCATGGTTCATGAAAACAGCATCAACTCTGATGG CCCGCCGCTCACCCCCACCTCTCCCGACACTCCAACACCTCCGATGACTCCCGTATCACCGGGTGCACCTGCAGGCGCCGCCAAGCACACCTGCAACCACCTGCACACCATCGGCGGCCCGGGAGGCAACAAGAACATCTGTACGCGCTGCAGCCAGAAGAAGTGGCCGCTGATAAGGAGGCCGTCGGGCCGTAAGGCGGAGCAGCGCCGCAGCCACCATGGAGAAGTCACGGTCCTGGCTGTGGGCAGGtgggcag GTTCCGGGTGA